AATTACTGATATGAGCAACAATAAAGGTGATGAACCTGTAAAGAAATCCCTAAATAATGCTGAATTTGAAAATATCAAAGTTCATATTGGTCATTTACAACCTTTCGGTGTTGTTCCTCCAGTCGATAGTTATAAAGTCGAGAGTTATAATGGTGATTTTATAACTACCAGAGGACGTGTAGCATTTGATGATGTTATTGAATCTATACTCAAAACAGGTGGTAGTTATGCTGTTGTTGAAGATGCGAATTCCCAACAAGCTTGGATGGAATTGGCTGAATACTTAGATCATAATGATCTGGATAATTTAAAAGAAATCGACTTACCTTTAAATGTCTGCTTTTATAGTATTGGCAAAGCTGGAAAAAATACCCCAACTTATTTAATTACCCCTAAAAAATCAGGGGAAGTTACCATTACAGTTGATGGTAAAGGTAATTTCGTCCCTAATTTAACGATAAATGGTATTGGTCAGCAAAAGGATATCGGACAAGATTGTTACGAAATAAAATTGAGGGCGAAAGCAGGGAGAACTTATGCGGTTGAGTTGAATAAGCCATTAAATTCACAAGGGCTATATAGCATTGTTGCAAGGTTACCAGAAAGTAAATCAATTTGTGAAGGGGATTTGGTGAAAACAGGTGCAGCCTTAACACAAACAGGCGATGTCTATGTTTGGGGATACCGAGCTTATGGTCAGCAAGGTAATGGCACTAATAACGTAAAAGCTAATAGCGCACCACAAAAAGTGACTGGGTTAGCGAATATTGAAAAGCTAATCGGCGGTACTTATCACTTATTAGCGCTTGATGCTGATGGGAAAGTCTGGGGTTGGGGTGAGAATCGTTATGGTCAAGCCGGTTTTTCAGGTAATTATACTTCAACACCGCGACAAATTTTAACACAAGTCGAGCAGATTTCGGCTGGAGAACAATTCTCAATGGCATTGGATAATACTGGTCAAGCTTGGGTATGGGGAATTAATAATTTTGGTCAGTTAGGTAATACTTGGAATTACTTTAGCAATTGCCCAATTAGAATCAATTTTAATTGTGAAAAAGTTAGACTTATTGGTTGCGCGTCAAATGGGGCATTTGCCGTTACGGAACAAGGTCATGTTTGGGCTTGGGGTAGTAACGAAACTTGCGGATTAGGTATCAATAAGAATAGTGGTAACAGACAAAATGTGTTTGCGATACCGGTTCATGTGACGAGTTTAGATAAGTATGCTGACAAGATCATCTATATTGGCGGTGGAATAGGTTGGGGTGAAGCATTACTTGATGATGGCACAGTCATTGGATGGGGATTAAAAGCTGCTTTAGGTTTAGGTTTTTCGGTCACAAATCAGGTATCAACAGAGCCAGTAGTCATTATGAAGGATGTAGAGCAGTTATTTGTTCGTTACAAAGGGTCATTTGCATTAACAAAGGATGGTAAACTGTATACATGGGGTCAAACCTTATCAAATGCACCACAAATGATTTATGGAGAGAAACCGACATTACGTCAAGGTGTCAATTCAAAAATTATTCGAATTGGCGGAGGAATGGAACATCTCTTCTATCAGACTGAAAAAGGTGATATCTATGGAGTAGGTTATAATGGCGAATATAAGCTCAATCAGAATGAAGCTGAAGGGGCAAATATTGATTGGCCAGGTATAAAAATTACACTCAGTTAAGATCTAAATAATTTATTGAAAAAACACCATCTTGTATGGTGTTTTTTTACTGTCAGGAAATCATTTTCAGATAAACTAAACTTAAAAATTGGTAAAATCCTTTACTTAATTAGAACCATGTAAAAATGGTTCTAACCTTAAAAACAATGATAAATAGCATCTCTAACTTTTACAGGGTAGAGTCCAGACATACCTTCTATTGCTGTATTTGTAAAAATGACCACAGCTAATGCTTGCTGAGGGTCATAAAACCAATTATGACCATATACACCCCCCCATTGTATTGTTCCTTTACCTTGAGGTGTTTGTGCTTTTATTGGGTTATCAAGTACCGCACCGCCATAACCAAACCCCCATCCGGGACCTTGAGTACTATGTTCACTACTTATATAACATTTTGCCATTTTATCTATTAATTTATTGGGACTTAGAACATTCTTTGAAGAAGTCAGTGATAAAAGAAATCGCATAAAATCAGGTGCATTACCGACCATGCCAGCTCCACCGGAATGATAGGCTTTAGGATTGAATATACGTTTAGGATCATAGCTTATAATCCCACTATTCCATGATTCATCTAAATGCATAAAATAAGGACTTGGCATGGGTAATGGTGTGGGCAAAGCATCATAATAGTGAGTAACCAATTGGTTATTGTCTGATAATGTAAAACCGGTATTTGTCATGTTTAAAGGTTTTGTTATGGTTGTTTTTATTATTTCCTCTAATGATTGTTGAGTAACGGCCATTAATACCCCACCTAACACATCTAACGCTAATGAGTAACACCAATTTGTACCGGGTGAAAAAAGCAGAGGAGCTTTGGATAATCGATCCAGATTTTCATTTAAATCAATAGCTATTTCATCAAAGCCGTCTGAAATTTGTAACGTATTATAAATGCCTTCACCATTAGGTTCGTAAAAACGATATTTCAACCCTGCACTATGGGTTAATAAGTGATGCAAAGTAATAACAGGTTGCTGACCATTTTCTAATTTTGGGGTGAAATTAGGAAGGTAATCAGTAACCGGCGAATTCAAGTTAAGTATTCCTTTTTCCACTAAACATAATATGGCAGCACTGACTATCGGCTTTGTTACAGAAGATAATAGAAATTGTGAGTCAACCCGCATAGTTTTCTTATGCTCTTGATCAGCATGACCTGATGCTTGTTGGTAGATTATTTCTCCCTCTTTCGCAACGATAACAACGGAGCCAACAATATGTTTTTTATCGACTGCATATTGATTTACTTCATTAATAGCTTGCCTAATGCTGGTAGAAAAATTATTAGCCATGACTTCCCCCTTAATGAACGATGATAAATTAGATTGTATTCATTTTAATCTTAAGAATATTATTGGAAAACGAAAGAAATGCCAACGTTAGAAATTTGGCTATTCAAGCTTTATATATTTTTTTAGTAGTAGCTTTATATAAAATTCATTAAGGAAATAATCTTTGTAATTTTTCAGTCTCTCTTTCTGATATAAGGGTTTTATTATCCCAAATATCAATCTTTTTATAATAAAGATAGTGGGTTTGTTATTACAATGTAAGAATTAATTATCAGCTGATAAGGTTATTTAATTAAGTTATCCTTAATACATCAACACAATTTTTTCGTTTAATATGATTTAGTTAATGATGTATTATACCTAGGCTTAAATAGATACGGGAAGAGCAGCTACGCCGCTCTTCCATATCATTTATAAAGTATCCTTGATCCATCTACCGTCATAATCAAGCATTTCTCTTCTATCCACACGCCATTCCTTATTTTTAAAAATTAACGTATATCGATATTCGTATACAACTCCGGTATCAAATTTTTTATGAACCTCAATTACTATTTTTTTATTATTAGCACTTAATTCACAACTAATGATTTCACCATCAGGAGTAAATGTCGATGGAAAACGTGTAGATAAAGCAACCTGCTTTCCTAGTTTTCTTTCTCTAACCGTTACATATTTTTCATAAATGGCATCAATTTCTTTTTTTAGTTCTTCTGTATAATCAACTTCTAGATTTTCATACTGTACCTGATACCAATAGCTTTCCCATTTATTCATTTCTGTTAAAAATAGTTTTAATACTTTTAATGCTTGCTCTGTAGAATTCATTTACTTTTCCTAATTTTTAAAAATATCAAAAAGAACTCGTTTACCATTATCGGTGATCGCTGACTATATTTATCGTAATGCTCCGTCGTCTTATTAATTCGTCGACCCAGCGCATCATATTGGTATCGGGTGATTGAGCGGTGTTGTAAACTCTCAACCCTCGCTTCTATAAGTTGATGTTCATGGTTATAACTGAACCACTGCATGATATTTTCAGCCGGTCGTTGCCGTTTAATCAGTCGACCAAAACCATCATAATCGTAGTGGTAACCATTGGATAATGATCGTTCCAGTTTGTCAGTTATTTTTTATCTTTTTCTTATTTAAATAAAAGTCCAAATATTTTTTAGGTATTTCTTTAAATGCTCGAGCTTGGCCTAAATTATATGCCTCACTAAAATATTTGTATGATTCGTCGTATTGACCTAATTCATAGCACACCATTCCCATATTAATCGCTCGCGATGTATCAATCTCAGATCCGCTTGTCTGTAGTGATATTTCTGCCCAATTTTTAGCATTGGAAAAATCTGACATCTCAAAATAAACTCTATATATACATGAAGAAATCCAACGAGCTATTTCCCAGTCTAACTTTGGTTCAGGAATTAATTTCCAAGCTTGATTATATTTATTTAAAGCACTAGAAAAATCTTTTTTGATACGATCTATATTGCCACTTTCTACTATAGATATTATTTCTTCCTCAAGTTTATTATCAATAAGTGTTTTCATGCTTATCCTCCTTTAATCATAATTTTTCTGGTTTTATCAGTGATTTGATAAGATCCACAGGGCTCTTATATCTATCTGGTAATTTCGCCCCTTGAGAACGGTTATACTTATAATGCTCTAATATATAGTTTTCTTCATTTAGCATAAACTCTCTAACTGTCTTAGATTTAGCCCCGTAATATCTACCTTTTCGATTCCACCATTTAACCGCATCAGTTATATGAGCCATATCTGCTTCATTAATATCATACCATTTACCATCAGTTGGACTTTTAAACCTCATATCATCACCGTGACCTGTAACAAGTTTTTGGCTACGCAATCGCTCTATAACTTTTCGGCTTGTTGCACTTTTTTTACCAGGAGTCTTTCCCATGTATTGTAGGCGACAACTTAACCCCCACGGATCAATCCAAGAGAGTGTATTAGGCGCATATTGGTATCGGGTGATTGAGCGGTGTTGTAAACTCTCAACCCTCGCTTCTATAAGTTGATGCTCATGGTTATAACTGAACCACTGCGTGATTGTTTTCAGCCGGTCGTTGCCGTTTAATCAGTCGACCAAAACTATCATAATCGTAGTGATAACCATTGTATTGTCGCAACTGATTAGCCCGGCACACGTCACCTCGCTCATACTCTGCAATATCATACTTGGCTGTCGGCGTTTTAAAGTTCAATTGACTTAAATGACCCGAGCCATAATAGAGGCATCCTAACTGATTACCATCCGGTAAAGTGAGATTGATTACATTACCTAATGCATCATAGCTTTGATAGTAATATTCAATCACACAATCTGGTCTAAGACGGCGAGTCAGTCGTTCTATTCGGAAAGAGCTAGGGGACCTTTTCCGTTTTATTATTTATAAAGTATCCTTGATCCATCTACCGTCATAATCAAGCATCTCTCTTCTATCCACACGCCATTCCTTATTTTTAAAAATTAGCGTATATCGATATTCGTATTCAACTCCCGTATCAAATTTTTTATGAATCTCAATTACTATTTTTTTATTATTAGCACTTAATTCACAACTAATGATTTCACCATCAGGAGTAAATGTTGATGGATTCTGTGTAGATAAAGCAGCCTGCCTTCCTAGTTTTCTTTCTCTAACCGTTACATATTTTTCATAAATGGCATCAAGTTCTTGTTTTTGATCTTTTTTATAATTAATTCCCGGATTCGCATATCTCAACTCAAACCAATAATCTTCCCATGTCTTCATTTCTGTTAAAAAAAGTTTTAATACTTTTAAAGCTTGCTCTGTAGAATTCATTTACTTTTCCTAATTTTCAAAAATATCAACAAGAACTCGTTTAGCATTATCAAATACTTCATAGACTATTCCTTTTGGGCGAGTTCCACCATTTTCATACTCAAAACGCCATTTAAGATTTACATCATTTCCTGTACGTTCAATATATTTTCTAACCGAATCCTCAAATTTTCGATACCCGCCTCGATTAATACTTGATAATTGAGGAAATACATTATCTTTACCACCTGATCCACCTAGAACCTTGCCTAAGATATGTCCTGCATCATCATTTGAATTACCTAACGCTCTCGCCCAAGCCCGTGATGATGGATTCGTTGCTGTTCCTGTTTTAATATCTGCTTTACCTATAGTAACTTCTGCTGACAACGGTTGTTTCTGAGCGCCTCTTGTAACTTTAGGTGTACATGCTAACCCCCACGGGTCAATCCAAGAGAGTGTATTAGGCGCATACCGGTAAAGATTAATCCCGCCCGCTAGTCCAATCGGGTCTTGTTGGGTAAATCGTCCGCAGTTGGGGTCATAATAACGCAATGTGTTGTAATGTAAACCCGTTTCTTGGTCATAATATTGCCCCGCAAAACGCAAGTTTTGCTCTGTCTTATCTGAACTATACCACCGGTCTCGGTTGCGTTGGTGTTTCAATTGCCCAAATAACGTATATTCCCCTAACCAAATTATTTCACCGTCCTCATTGGTTAGCTCCGTCGGTAAGCTGTTAGCTAACGTATGAAAATACTCAATCTGGTAGTGCACATCTGATGTCTTAGGGTAACGGTCACTTATCGCTCTGGCAATTGGCTCATAATCTTGTCCATTATAAAGATAGCGAATTTGTTGTTGTGCATTGGCTTCACCACTTAACCGCATCCCCTGCCAACTAAAATCGGTGCCTGTTGTGGTATATCGCTGACTATATTTATCGTAATGCTCCGTCGTCTTATTAATTCGTCGACCTAGCGCATCATATTGGTATTGGGTGATTGAGCGGTGCTGTAAACTCTCAACCCTCGCTTCTATAAGTTGATGTTCATGGTTATAACTGAACCACTGCGTGATATTTTCAGCCGGTCGTTGCCGTTTAATCAGTCGACCAAAACCATCATAATCGTAGTGGTAACCATTGTATTGTCGCAACTGATTCGCCCGGCACACGTCGCCTTGCTCATTGAATAAATTACCTGCCGGGTCATATACAAAATGCTGCTGGTTTGTATATTCACGCTGCATCACCACTTGTTGTGCTGCATCATACTCATAACGTTGACTGTAACGGGCTCTACTATCTAGCGTCTGTGCCGGATAGTTACCGTAACCGTTAACTTGTTGTATTAAATTCCCTACTTTGTCATAGTCAAAGCGTTTGTCTATTAGCGGTAATGCATGACTACCTAAATCATTAAATGCCGTGCGTTTATTGGTCATTCGTCCCAAAGCATCAAACGTGATGCGCTGGGTCAGTTTACCTTGTCGACGACTAATCTCACGATGTAACCGGTCTCGCTCATACTCTGCAATATCATACATGGCTGTCGGCGTCTTAAAGTTCAATTGACTTAAATGACCCGAGCCATAATACAGGTATCCTAACTGATTACCATCCGGTAAGGTGTGATTGATTACATTACCTAATGCATCATAGCTGTATTGGTGTAAACCTTCATGATTTTGTTCTGCGATGAGTAATCCTAATTCGTCAGTGGTAAAGCTTAGGGTCTGCTGTTTATCGGCACTGACCGTTTGCCCCGCTAATTGTGCAGTAGCCCAATCGTATAATTCACTGCGTGTTAGCGTGGTCTGATTCGGTTGGTAGTGATATTCAGTGACATAATCTGGACTACGACGACGAGTTAGTCGTCCTATACTGTCATACTGGTAATCATAGATAATTGGATTAAGGTGTGATTCCTGAAGGTTTTCAGACTCAAAATGCAGATTGTGTGGATAATGATATTGGCGAATTACCCGTCCTAATCGGTCATAATCATAACATTCACGTTGTCCCGTTAAGTCAGTTGAACTAATTAACTGATGGTTGATATCATAACTAAAACGGTATGCTTCATCCTTCTCATTGTACAGTGCCACCAAACGCCCAAATCCGTCATAATGGTAGCGAAGGCGTTTATTATCAGGCGATAATCTTTCTTGTAACTGTCCGCGTCCGTTATAATGATACCTAGTCACCGTGCCATCAAAATCGTGTACCGCTTTCACTAAGCCAGCTTGATTATAAATGTACTGTTGACAACTGCCATCCACCCGCTCAATCATGGTGAGACGATTGGCCACTGAATAGTGGTAATGTGTATTCTCACCTTGTGCATTTTGCTCTAATTTCGGGCGTCCCCATTCATCATAATACCAATAATGGCTGTAACCCGAGCAGTCAACAAATCGCTTAAGCTGACCGCTTGCTGTATAGTCGTAGTAAGTATGATTACCCAGTGCATCCACTTCTTCAATAGGGTCGCCCCATTCATTGTAACGGTAACACGTTTTCCCTCCTTTCGGGTCGGTAAACGTAATCAGGTCACCGGTGTCATTGTACTCATAACTAACATATGCCCCATTAGGATAACGACGATTTAATGGAACAAAAAAATCAGTATCCCATGAGGTACCTATTTCTTCACCCAACGGATTAACCGCTACCTCTAAGTTACCGTACTCATCATAACTAAAGTGGTATTGTCCCCCTTCAGCATCTGTGATACCAGTCAGCGCTGATTTATCATTCCAAGTAAATTGCCAGTGACTGCCATCGACATCAGTAAACGCGGTAATTTGACCCAACTCATCCCACTGCCGGTAAGATATTCCCAACCCTTCCTGATGTAAAATCAATGTTTGGGCAGCTAAATCGTATTCAAAACGACAATACTCTTGTCGTGCATTATTTACTTTATCTGTATTTGTATTTGTATTTGTATTTGTATTTGTATTTGTATCTGTATCTGTATCTGTATCTGTATCGGTCTGGTCACTTTCGTCGGTTAACCATTGCTCAGATACAGTCCAACGAACGCCACCATCATGGTCAGGCTCCGATTGCCTTTGCCAACGATAATGTGAGGTTAACCCACTAGCATAACGGTGCGCACTCATCAGTCCACTTTGTTCATCATAACAAAACGTTCTTAAGCAATAATCTTGTGCATCATAAACTGCGATTAACTGCTCGGCATCGTTATAAACATAACGAACCAGTAATCGCTCATGCTCTTTGTTTTCTATGCTTTGTTGGTAAACAGCGTGTAATCGATAGGTAACTTTGTCTTGTGTCGATAGTGGGGCAGTGACCTGCGTGTGTTCCGGTGCCTGATAACTTAGTCGAATGCACATATCATGATTATCATCATGAATATGCGTTAAGCACCCTTGTGCATCATAAACGTAACTTAAACTGTTTTCATGGCGGTCTTGTTTTTTATACAGACGTAAATGGTTTGGTTGATGAGGGTCGGCTTCAAAAATAAAATAATCACCCTCCGTCGTCTCTAGCATAAAGATATTTTGCAAGCTACGATATAACCGAAAACCTTCATTAACATAAAAAACATATTGCCCTAATTCAAGATGACCTAATCCTAACTCCCGACCAGAATAGTCAGTATAGATAATATTATCAAGCTCTGCATCTTGAGGGTTTGGCTCAATACGGAGTGTTATCTCAAAAGGTAATGTCCAACCCACGCCTAACACACCACTGCGATGATTACGACTGTGGTATAAACGTTGCCAGAATAACGGTATTCGTCCTGCTAACTCAAAATCGCAGTCTTCCTCTCCCGCAAGAAGCTTGGCCCCCGTCGTAAAAAGAACCGGATATTGGCTTGAAGTCGCTCGATTAATAGCCTCACCAATAGTTGCACCGGCAACTGAGCCAATTGCTGTACCAATAACCTCAGAGAGTAGCGCACAACCAAAACATGTTATTGCTTGACGTATGCCACCACTCAATAAACCAACGAATAATGAACCTACAATCTCCCCAGCTAAACTTGCAACCGGATCTTTACCACTTTTAATATCTCGTACAACAACACTTTCTCCACCGATCTTCACCAACCGATCCGATTGCTTATGACTGATTTTCGCTTCACAAGTACTGCGGTCACCATTACGACAAGCCGGTTGGCTATTAATAAAGACTGATCTGGATCCTTCCGCCAGATAAAGGTCACCACCAAAATAATGCCACTTTTCGCAGGTGATTTTATCCATATCCGCCGGTGTCGTTCCTGGCATCGCTGTTGCAACAGTCGGTGCTAATAAATTATCGGCAACGCTTGTCCAAAAACTTTTAGATATTAGTGATTTGCCAAGCCCTTTTGCTAAACTCGATCCTGCATCTAATAACCCCATTGGACTAAGAAAATAAGCCACTTTCAGCATGTGCTCCGCAATTTCCTCTGCCTTATTTAGGTAGGAATTTTCTGGCTCACTATCATCTTGCGCTTGTGCATAATTCTCTGCGGCTAACTGTTCAAGCGGTGGTTTTCCGGCTGCCCGGGCAGCTTCCATACCTTTTATTTTGACATTCGGGGAGCCAGTAACAATCTCCCCATCAAGACTCGTCCCTCCCAAAAACTCCCCAATGGCATCACTCACATTATCAATGACATCACCAATCACAGCTGCAGCAGCAAGACCTACGACTACCGACAATGCTAAAGCCGCCCCGCCTGTCAGACCAGTAGCTACCACTGCAACCGCAGCAATGGCGGTATAAATCGCCCCTTTAACGAAGCCACTAATAAAATCAGCAAGCTTTGACGGGTGCTCTAATTTATCCCCTAACTTAGCCGCCAGACAATCGCCCATCTTTCGCCTCCTTTGTCAACTAAGCTGGAATAAATGAGTCTTTAATCGCCTGCCAGCATTGATTATCTGCCTCTGTCAATGGTCTGGGTTGCGAATAGGTCAGTACTAACAAGTGTGATGAGTCGGGGCGCACCGTTGTCAGTAAAAACTGATATAACACAACCCCTTTATTTTCAAACTGTATCTGTACCTGTTTAGCCTCAATCGCCTTTTCGCCTCCCAAAGTTGTCATCACTCGGTCTCCCACTATTAAGTGACGCATCTCTTTTTTTAACAAGGCAATTTGTTGCTTAAAATAACTGTCCTCTGTTTGTTGCGCTTTTAATATCGTACGAGTAATAATAAGATTAGCTTGCTTATGTGGTAGTTTTAATATTTGAACCGAGTCATCCTGATAAGCCTCCGGCAATATCAGTTGCCCCTCATTAAATTGATAGGTGTATAGTTGTGCCTGCTGATTCATTATTATTATCCTTATTAGTTTGCACCTGCTGAGTATCTTTCTTTTTATTTATTCTGCTTTTTTCTATTTATTCTTAATTCTTGTTAGTTATTCTTACCGACATCACTTTAATTACCGTTAACTATTTAGGGAATGTGCTTTCAAGACTCGCCTCAATATTTGCTGCAACATCTTCTTCGTTAACTACGGCTTGTGCTCCATCACCATTAATTTCAACAATGGATTGCCCAATTACATCACCTCTATTTTTGGCAAAAATATGAAAATTATTACAATGCAGTTTAATATTGCCACCACTGTCCATTTCAATCACCGATTGTCCACAGTCAAGCCGGATAGCAGTCGCTGACGATATGTAAACCACATCTTTAACCTGAATATCACATGCCCCTCCCACTAAGGTCTTAGAATCACCCTGAACAGAGAGGATACGATTGGCTAAAATGGTTGAATCCTGATTTTCTCCTACCTCAATAATGCGATTTTCACCAACAGTCATAATTTGATTCGCCGCCACATTCTCAGTATGGTTTGCCATTACCACCGTTGAGCGGTCATTAAGCACAACCGTGTTCATGTCTTTTTGCGCATGCATAAATAATTCTTGTTTGCCATTCTCATCTTCAAAACGTAATTCATTAAATCCTTCACCTTTGTGTGTTTTCGATTTAATAGACATTTGCGTTTTAGCTGAAGGTAAATCCAGAGGTGGGCGATTATTACCATTGTAGGTGGTGCCCATAATAATCGGTCGGTCAATATCCCCATTGATATAACCTACCAAGACTTCCTGACCAATACGTGGAATCGACAGGAAACCAAAACCATCACCGTTCCAGTTTTGTAATACCCGTACCCAACAAGAAGCCCGTTCATCCGCTGCATCATAACGATTCCAATGAAAATGGATTTTCACCGCACCATGTTCATTTACATGAATTTCTTCACCCGCTGGTCCAACAACCACCGCAACTTCATCACCGTCAGCTTGTGGTTTGTGAATAAACGGTGGGCGCCAGTCATTCTTGCCGGGAATAAAGGTAAATTCATTGGTTAATGTCGCCGGACGGTCATCACTCTCATTATCCAGCGACTGCGGTAAATAACCATGATGAGTAATAGTGACAATCTGCCATGATTGATTCATTGACTGGGATGGATGTTCGCTAATGCTGAAAATCTTTCCCGGCATTAATTGAAAATAATTACTTGCCGCCTGACCTTGCTCACTGTCAGATTGTAATGCTTGTAAACGATATTGACTTAGCTGCTGTGCCATCTGTTCATCATCGTAACGTCCGTAACTGTCAAAAATTTCAAAGCTAGGTAACGGTTTATCTGTCTTACTCTTCGCATCCATCATCACATCAGGATGACTGTAACGATAATCCTTAGTCTTAGCTTCCGTCGGTCGCATAGCACAACCAAATTTTAAAGCGCTAATCGTCGGCAGAAAGGTGGCAATTTGCGGGTGAGGGTTATAGATAAGTGATAATCCTCCTGTCATCCCTAAATGACTATCGCTGTAAAATAATTGATTTTCCTCAAACCAAAACGCTATCCCTTCTTCAGCTGCCAGCCGAGCAATAAATTGAAAATAGGATTCACGTTTCATCGTCGTGTATTCCCTGACCGGGTGAGGGTCCATCAATTGTTTATCAACAACAATATTATAATCCTGAAGAATTTCATCAATAATGTCGGGAACACTCTTAAAGTGGTAAATTCGGCTGTCTTTTGTCAGCGTTAATTGCCATAGTGCCGGGCGCGCTGTAATAGTGTAAAAGGTACGTTTAAATCCGCTGTCGCCTCGCTCTGCCTTCTCTACCAGTGCATTAACCGTCCGTTCAACTTGACCATTGCTGTACACCACCAGTTGCACTTTCTGGAGTAATTGCGCCTGTAAATCAATATTGCTATCTTTACTCGACAAAGTTAAGCTTAACGTGAATAATGTTGACAATCCTTCCTGTAGGGTAAACTCAACTACATCAAATGTATCCTTGGGTAAATCACCAATTGTTACAGAAAAATATAACCCAGTTTTCATGAAGCCGTCCTTATTCTTATTATCATTGTGCTTGATAAGCTAAGTTTGGATGAATAAATAAACAATTAATTAATCAGTCTAAATATTCAATACTGCTTTATTGAAATCTATTGTCTGCTAGCAGTGCAGGCACACATTGCGTTATTGTTTTTAAATGAATAAACACAAATGTTTATAACGATAAATACAATAAAACCATAAATGAGATAAAAAGTTATAAATGCGATAAAAATAGATATTTGCACCTCTATTTACATGCATTAATTAACCTAAATAAATTACCTTTATAATATATAAAATAGTACAAAATAAAAACAAAAATATTGATTATTTTTGGGTGATGAAGGAAATAGATATGGAAAAAATGGGAAAATAACGAGAAAAATAAAAAAGTTATTTATTATTTAAAATTCTATGGGATATGGATTTTATTTTAAGTTGATGATTGAGTGATTATTTTCGTAAAAAATAAATTATGGAAATAACCTAAGTAGAGTGACAGATAGCTCATCTACTTAGGATTAAAACAATAAATATTTTAGAAGCTTTTTAATTTTTGATGAATTATCTTTAAAACAATGCCTTATTTACATTGTTCAAAAAAGTGCTTCAAAATTAATTGTTGCTGTTTGGTGATGACAATATATTTTCGGCTAACTTTTAGTTTAGCTATTGCTTCATCTAAGTTCGCCACTCTTTTAGTTAATAATAACCA
Above is a genomic segment from Frischella perrara containing:
- a CDS encoding DcrB-related protein — its product is MNQQAQLYTYQFNEGQLILPEAYQDDSVQILKLPHKQANLIITRTILKAQQTEDSYFKQQIALLKKEMRHLIVGDRVMTTLGGEKAIEAKQVQIQFENKGVVLYQFLLTTVRPDSSHLLVLTYSQPRPLTEADNQCWQAIKDSFIPA
- a CDS encoding RHS repeat-associated core domain-containing protein produces the protein MGDCLAAKLGDKLEHPSKLADFISGFVKGAIYTAIAAVAVVATGLTGGAALALSVVVGLAAAAVIGDVIDNVSDAIGEFLGGTSLDGEIVTGSPNVKIKGMEAARAAGKPPLEQLAAENYAQAQDDSEPENSYLNKAEEIAEHMLKVAYFLSPMGLLDAGSSLAKGLGKSLISKSFWTSVADNLLAPTVATAMPGTTPADMDKITCEKWHYFGGDLYLAEGSRSVFINSQPACRNGDRSTCEAKISHKQSDRLVKIGGESVVVRDIKSGKDPVASLAGEIVGSLFVGLLSGGIRQAITCFGCALLSEVIGTAIGSVAGATIGEAINRATSSQYPVLFTTGAKLLAGEEDCDFELAGRIPLFWQRLYHSRNHRSGVLGVGWTLPFEITLRIEPNPQDAELDNIIYTDYSGRELGLGHLELGQYVFYVNEGFRLYRSLQNIFMLETTEGDYFIFEADPHQPNHLRLYKKQDRHENSLSYVYDAQGCLTHIHDDNHDMCIRLSYQAPEHTQVTAPLSTQDKVTYRLHAVYQQSIENKEHERLLVRYVYNDAEQLIAVYDAQDYCLRTFCYDEQSGLMSAHRYASGLTSHYRWQRQSEPDHDGGVRWTVSEQWLTDESDQTDTDTDTDTDTNTNTNTNTNTNTDKVNNARQEYCRFEYDLAAQTLILHQEGLGISYRQWDELGQITAFTDVDGSHWQFTWNDKSALTGITDAEGGQYHFSYDEYGNLEVAVNPLGEEIGTSWDTDFFVPLNRRYPNGAYVSYEYNDTGDLITFTDPKGGKTCYRYNEWGDPIEEVDALGNHTYYDYTASGQLKRFVDCSGYSHYWYYDEWGRPKLEQNAQGENTHYHYSVANRLTMIERVDGSCQQYIYNQAGLVKAVHDFDGTVTRYHYNGRGQLQERLSPDNKRLRYHYDGFGRLVALYNEKDEAYRFSYDINHQLISSTDLTGQRECYDYDRLGRVIRQYHYPHNLHFESENLQESHLNPIIYDYQYDSIGRLTRRRSPDYVTEYHYQPNQTTLTRSELYDWATAQLAGQTVSADKQQTLSFTTDELGLLIAEQNHEGLHQYSYDALGNVINHTLPDGNQLGYLYYGSGHLSQLNFKTPTAMYDIAEYERDRLHREISRRQGKLTQRITFDALGRMTNKRTAFNDLGSHALPLIDKRFDYDKVGNLIQQVNGYGNYPAQTLDSRARYSQRYEYDAAQQVVMQREYTNQQHFVYDPAGNLFNEQGDVCRANQLRQYNGYHYDYDGFGRLIKRQRPAENITQWFSYNHEHQLIEARVESLQHRSITQYQYDALGRRINKTTEHYDKYSQRYTTTGTDFSWQGMRLSGEANAQQQIRYLYNGQDYEPIARAISDRYPKTSDVHYQIEYFHTLANSLPTELTNEDGEIIWLGEYTLFGQLKHQRNRDRWYSSDKTEQNLRFAGQYYDQETGLHYNTLRYYDPNCGRFTQQDPIGLAGGINLYRYAPNTLSWIDPWGLACTPKVTRGAQKQPLSAEVTIGKADIKTGTATNPSSRAWARALGNSNDDAGHILGKVLGGSGGKDNVFPQLSSINRGGYRKFEDSVRKYIERTGNDVNLKWRFEYENGGTRPKGIVYEVFDNAKRVLVDIFEN